In Hirundo rustica isolate bHirRus1 chromosome 4, bHirRus1.pri.v3, whole genome shotgun sequence, a genomic segment contains:
- the TMTC3 gene encoding protein O-mannosyl-transferase TMTC3, which translates to MADISLKEAALIVSVVAACYWNSLFCGFVFDDVSAILDNKDLHPSTPLKNLFQNDFWGTPMSEERSHKSYRPLTVLTFRLNYMFSELNAVSYHFLNLVFHVVVCIVFLKVCKLFLDSRSSIVASLLFAVHPIHTEAVTGVVGRAELLSSIFFLAAFLSYTKSKGPDNTIVWTPIAVTVFLVAVATLCKEQGITVVGICCVYEVFIAQGYTLPALLDTAVQILRGKGSIPFSMLQTLLKLIVLMFSTLLLVVVRVQVIQSQLPVFTRFDNPAAVSPSPARQLTFNYLLPVNAWLLLNPSELCCDWTMGTIPLVESLLDVRNVATLTFFCFLGSLMVFSLRYPGDSSKTVLMALCLIVLPFIPASNLFFPVGFVVAERVLYVPSMGFCVLVAHGWKKLSNKSVLRKISWVCLTVVLFTHALKTLHRNWDWESEYTLFMSALKVNKNNAKLWNNVGHALENEKNFERALKFFIQATQVQPDDIGAHMNVGRTYKNLNKTKEAEESYMIAKSLMPQIIPGKKYAARVAPNHLNVYINLANLIRANESRLEEADQLYRQAISMRPDFKQAYISRGELLLKMNKPLKAKEAYLKALELDRTNADLWYNLAIVYIELKDPTEALKNFNRALELNPTHKLALFNSALLMQESGDARLRPEAKQRLLHYVKEEPQDSNGYFNLGMVAMDDKKDMEAEAWMKKAIRLQPNFRSALFNLALLYSQTGKELMALPVLEDLLRYYPDHTKGLILKGDILMNQKKDIVGAKMCFERILELDPNNVQGKHNLCVVYFEEKDLIKAEKCLVETLALAPHEEYIQRHLNIVRSKIASLGAVKQSSLPSDGTAATEGKKTSFQNLKEAEREKTTTQSTADNKEHLKNKKSIEKSSVDKETPKKSTKEIKDIEKKRVAALKRLEEIERILNGE; encoded by the exons ATGGCTGACATAAGCCTAAAGGAAGCAGCACTAATAGTTAGTGTGGTGGCAGCCTGCTACTGGAACAGTctcttttgtgggtttgtttttgatGATGTTTCAGCGATTTTGGACAATAAAGATTTGCATCCTTCTACTccattaaaaaatctgtttcagaaTGACTTCTGGGGCACTCCAATGTCTGAG gagaGGAGTCATAAATCTTACCGTCCCCTCACAGTTCTAACGTTTCGCTTGAACTACATGTTCAGTGAATTAAATGCAGTTTCTTACCACTTTCTAAATCTGGTCTTTCATGTGGTGGTTTGCATAGTCTTCCTCAAGGTCTGTAAGCTCTTCCtggacagcaggagcagcataGTTGCATCCTTGCTCTTTGCAGTGCACCCAATACATACTGAAGCG gtaaCTGGAGttgtgggcagagcagagcttttatcatctatttttttcctagctgcTTTTTTGTCATACACAAAGTCTAAAGGGCCAGATAATACCATAG TGTGGACTCCAATTGCAGTGACTGTATTTCTAGTAGCTGTTGCTACGCTATGTAAAGAGCAAGGAATAACAGTGGTGGGGATATGCTGTGTGTATGAAGTCTTTATTGCTCAAGGG taCACCTTGCCAGCATTGTTGGACACAGCTGTACAGATTCTTCGAGGAAAGGGCAGTATTCCTTTCTCTATGCTCCAAACACTGTTGAAGCTCATAGTCCTAATGTTCAGTACACTCCTGCTTGTAGTTGTCAGAGTCCAGGTTATCCAGTCTCAGCTTCCAGTGTTTACAAG gtttGATAACCCAGCTGCTGTTAGTCCATCCCCAGCAAGACAGCTGACGTTCAACTACCTCCTCCCTGTAAATGCTTGGCTTCTTCTCAATCCCTCAGAATTATGCTGTGACTGGACAATGGGAACTATTCCTCTTGTAGAGTCTTTGTTGGATGTTAGAAATGTTGCCACCCTTAccttcttttgctttctggGATCTTTGATGGTCTTCAGTCTCCGATACCCTGGGGATTCCTCTAAGACAGTATTGATG GCACTCTGCTTAATAGTGCTACCATTCATTCCTGCATCAAAcctgttttttcctgttggatTCGTAGTAGCAGAACGAGTGTTATATGTTCCTAGCATGGGATTCTGCGTTTTAGTAGCACATGGATGGAAGAAATTATCaaataaaag tGTGCTAAGAAAAATTTCTTGGGTTTGCTTGACTGTGGTGCTGTTCACTCATGCCTTAAAAACACTGCACAGAAACTGGGATTGGGAGTCGGAGTACACTTTGTTTATGTCTGCTTTAAAG gtaaataaaaacaatgcaaaacTATGGAACAATGTGGGGCATgcattagaaaatgaaaaaaattttgaaagagcTCTGAAGTTCTTCATACAGGCCACACAAGTGCAACCAG aTGATATTGGTGCCCACATGAATGTAGGAAGAACTTACAAGAACCTAAACAAAACTAAAGAAGCTGAAGAATCATATATGATTGCTAAATCATTGATGCCACAG ATTATTCCAGGGAAAAAGTATGCAGCGAGAGTTGCTCCTAACCATCTAAATGTTTATATCAATCTTGCAAACTTGATTCGAGCAAACGAATCTCGCCTCGAAGAAGCAGATCAGTTATATCGACAAGCAATTAGTATGAGGCCAGATTTCAAGCAGGCCTATATCAGCAG GGGGgaactacttttaaaaatgaacaaacctCTGAAAGCTAAGGAAGCTTACCTTAAGGCTCTAGAACTAGACAGAACCAATGCAGACCTTTGGTACAACTTGGCAATTGTTTACATTGAACTGAAAGATCCAACAGAAGCCCTGAAGAATTTCAACCGAGCACTAGAACTCAACCCAACACATAAACTGGCGTTATTCAACTCAGCGCTGCTAATGCAGGAATCTG GGGATGCTCGTCTTAGACCTGAAGCTAAACAAAGACTGCTACATTATGTGAAAGAAGAACCGCAGGATTCAAATGGATACTTCAATTTGGGTATGGTAGCAATGGATGACAAAAAAGACATGGAAGCAGAGGCATGGATGAAGAAAGCTATCAGGTTACAGCCAAACTTCCGAAGTGCTTTGTTCAATTTGGCCCTGCTTTATTCTCAGACAGGAAAAGAATTGATGGCTTTGCCTGTCTTGGAAGACCTACTGAGATACTACCCTGATCATACCAAAGGTCTGATTTTGAAAGGAGATATCCTTATGAACCAAAAGAAGGATATTGTTGGagcaaaaatgtgttttgaaagaattttgGAACTGGATCCCAACAATGTACAAGGAAAACATAACCTTTGCGTggtttattttgaagaaaaagatttgataaaggcagaaaaatgtctGGTTGAAACACTAGCACTGGCACCTCATGAAGAGTATATTCAGCGTCATCTAAACATAGTTAGAAGTAAAATTGCATCACTTGGTGCTGTGAAACAGTCATCACTTCCATCAGATGGAACTGCagctacagaaggaaaaaaaacttcatttcagaatttgaaagaagcagaaagggagaagacaaCCACCCAATCAACAGCTGATAATAAAGAGcacttgaaaaataagaaatcaatAGAGAAAAGCAGTGTGGACAAAGAGACTCCCAAAAAATctacaaaagaaatcaaagacaTTGAGAAAAAGAGAGTTGCTGCATTGAAAAGACTAGAAGAAATTGAACGTATTTTAAATGGTGAATAG